Within Corynebacterium jeddahense, the genomic segment CTGACCTCCGCGCGCACGGAACAGTGGGAAGACGGTAACGAGTACCCGCTCGTCGTGGTCGACGTGACCTCCGAGTCCCACCCGTTCTGGACCGGCGCTCAGCGTCTCATGGACACCGCTGGCCGCGTCGAGAAGTTCAACCAGCGTTTCGGTGGCATGGCCCGCCGCAAGAAGAAGAGCGCAAACTAAAGGTCACAAAGGAGAAACACCATGGCAACCCCGAAGTTCAGGATGTCCCGCGCGAACACGCACTCCCGCCGTTCGCAGTGGAAGGCCGACAACGCGGATCTGCAGACCGTGAAGGTCGACGGCCGCGAGGTCCGCATCCCGCGCCGCCTGGTCAAGGCCGCGCAGGCTGGCCTGATCGACGTCGAGCAGTTCTAGCCGCACGCGCGGGTGCGAGTCCGCGTCACCAACCTCGCCACTAACCGGGTGCCCTCACAGGACCCGGTTTCTTGCTGTCATTTCACACTTAAAGAAAAATAAGTCATAATATCCCTATGAAAATTCTCGTCGCCGATGATGAGCAGGCTGTCCGCGAGTCG encodes:
- a CDS encoding type B 50S ribosomal protein L31; protein product: MRNDIHPDYHPVIFQDANTGDKFLTRSTLTSARTEQWEDGNEYPLVVVDVTSESHPFWTGAQRLMDTAGRVEKFNQRFGGMARRKKKSAN
- the rpmF gene encoding 50S ribosomal protein L32, whose protein sequence is MATPKFRMSRANTHSRRSQWKADNADLQTVKVDGREVRIPRRLVKAAQAGLIDVEQF